The following are encoded in a window of Allosphingosinicella indica genomic DNA:
- a CDS encoding DUF1176 domain-containing protein, giving the protein MTGALLALLAAAAVPQPGAIRTFGDWTVGCDNGLDCQAVALVPDGATADDIATATIMRGSAAADRPQVAIELWNVAATAMLIDGKRFALTGGGQEEYRPADPAAFVAALIPAQTAVFVDARGKIVGTLSSSGIAAALLYIDDRQRRIGTASALVRKGTKPGPPTPSAIPVIDAAPITNATAIAPTAKEVAAMRKVADCPADDFGPVSAETHALDARRTLVLLSCGAGAYNFSSVPFVIERVRGQLKADYARFDRMPSWGEDDGNPMLVNAGYEKGVLSHYAKGRGLGDCGTSQEFVWDGARFRLTEQREMHECRGSVDWIRTWRAAVKR; this is encoded by the coding sequence GTGACGGGGGCGCTGCTCGCGCTGCTCGCGGCGGCGGCCGTGCCGCAGCCGGGCGCGATCAGGACGTTCGGCGATTGGACGGTCGGCTGCGACAATGGCCTCGACTGCCAGGCCGTCGCGCTGGTGCCCGACGGTGCGACGGCCGACGACATCGCCACGGCCACGATCATGCGCGGATCGGCGGCGGCAGACCGCCCGCAGGTTGCGATCGAGCTGTGGAACGTCGCCGCCACTGCGATGCTCATCGATGGCAAGCGCTTCGCGCTGACCGGCGGTGGTCAGGAGGAGTATCGCCCCGCCGATCCCGCAGCCTTCGTCGCCGCGCTGATCCCGGCGCAGACGGCCGTGTTCGTCGATGCTCGCGGCAAGATCGTGGGCACATTGTCCTCGTCGGGCATCGCCGCGGCGCTCCTCTACATCGACGATCGCCAGCGCCGGATCGGCACGGCAAGCGCGCTGGTCCGAAAGGGGACGAAGCCGGGACCGCCCACGCCGTCCGCCATTCCGGTGATCGATGCGGCACCCATCACGAATGCAACGGCGATCGCGCCGACGGCGAAGGAAGTGGCGGCGATGCGCAAGGTCGCCGACTGCCCGGCGGATGATTTCGGGCCGGTGTCGGCCGAGACGCATGCTCTCGATGCGCGCCGCACGCTCGTGCTGCTGAGCTGCGGCGCCGGCGCCTACAATTTCTCATCCGTGCCGTTCGTGATCGAGCGGGTGCGCGGCCAGTTGAAGGCGGACTATGCCCGCTTCGACCGGATGCCGAGCTGGGGCGAGGACGACGGCAATCCGATGCTCGTCAACGCCGGTTACGAAAAGGGCGTGCTCAGCCATTATGCCAAGGGCCGCGGGCTCGGGGATTGCGGGACGTCGCAGGAATTCGTCTGGGACGGCGCGCGCTTCCGCCTGACCGAGCAGCGCGAGATGCACGAATGCCGAGGAAGCGTGGACTGGATCCGCACCTGGCGCGCGGCGGTGAAGCGCTAG